One window of the Fusobacterium animalis 7_1 genome contains the following:
- a CDS encoding cation transporter: MKKVFKLEGLNCAHCAAKIEEKVGKLEGVKSVVINFMTTKMTLESIDENFEEIIANVKKLVNEIEPDVNMVKA, translated from the coding sequence ATGAAAAAAGTATTTAAGTTAGAAGGATTAAATTGTGCTCATTGTGCAGCTAAAATTGAAGAAAAGGTTGGAAAGTTAGAAGGTGTAAAATCAGTTGTAATAAATTTTATGACAACTAAAATGACACTTGAAAGTATTGATGAAAATTTTGAAGAAATTATAGCAAATGTTAAAAAATTAGTAAATGAGATTGAACCTGATGTAAATATGGTAAAGGCATAA
- a CDS encoding YfcC family protein — translation MKRKNFEFPTAYTVLFLILILVTVLTHIIPAGKYDRLSYQQDTKEFVIEKYGNENITLEATQENLDKLDIKIDVNKFIDGTIKKPMAIPNTYVKLDGKSQGLEELIEAPISGIAESIDIIIFVLVLGGIVGIVNKTGTFSIAMKAISQKTKGREFSLVIISFIFFAAGGTIFGFWEETIPFYSILMPLFLINNFDPLVPMATIFLGSAVGCMFSTVNPFSTIIASNAAGISFNEGLRFRFVALIVFSIISLVYIYRYIKKIKENPEKSLVIEEQKEIKEKFLKDYSQENDVKFNWRKKIILFLFLFQFIVMIWGVSSLGWWFQEVAAMFFGVAIIIMLLSGLSEKEGVNGFISGASEVVGVALIIGLARAINIIMENGMISDTLLFYSSNVVAEMGKGFFAIVMLLVFAFLGIFIPSTSGLAVLSMPILAPLADTVGLSRAVVVDAFTWGQGIILFITPTGLIFVVLQIVGIPYNKWLKFVMPLLIIIAVLVIIILYVMSVFFR, via the coding sequence GTGAAAAGGAAAAATTTTGAATTTCCAACAGCATATACAGTATTATTTTTAATTTTAATTTTGGTAACAGTATTAACTCATATTATACCAGCAGGGAAATATGATAGACTATCCTATCAACAGGACACAAAAGAGTTTGTGATAGAGAAATATGGAAATGAAAATATAACTTTAGAAGCAACACAAGAAAATTTAGATAAATTAGATATTAAAATAGATGTAAATAAATTCATAGATGGCACAATAAAAAAACCTATGGCTATTCCTAATACCTATGTTAAGTTAGATGGAAAATCACAAGGTTTAGAAGAGTTAATAGAAGCACCAATTTCAGGTATAGCTGAATCAATAGATATAATAATATTTGTTCTTGTATTAGGAGGTATAGTTGGTATAGTAAATAAGACAGGAACATTTAGTATAGCAATGAAAGCTATATCACAAAAGACAAAGGGAAGGGAATTTTCACTTGTTATAATAAGTTTCATCTTCTTTGCAGCAGGAGGAACAATATTTGGATTTTGGGAGGAAACAATACCTTTCTATTCAATATTAATGCCATTGTTTTTAATAAATAATTTTGATCCATTAGTTCCAATGGCAACTATATTTTTAGGCTCAGCAGTAGGTTGTATGTTTTCAACAGTGAATCCTTTTTCAACTATAATTGCTTCAAATGCAGCAGGAATATCATTTAATGAAGGATTGAGGTTCAGATTTGTAGCTTTAATAGTATTTTCAATAATATCATTGGTTTATATATACAGATATATCAAAAAAATAAAAGAAAATCCTGAAAAATCTCTTGTTATAGAAGAACAAAAAGAAATTAAAGAAAAATTTTTAAAGGATTATAGTCAAGAAAATGATGTTAAATTTAATTGGAGAAAAAAAATAATATTATTTTTATTTCTTTTTCAATTTATAGTTATGATTTGGGGAGTTTCTTCATTGGGTTGGTGGTTTCAAGAAGTGGCTGCAATGTTCTTTGGAGTTGCAATAATTATTATGCTTTTATCAGGTCTTAGTGAAAAAGAAGGAGTTAATGGCTTTATTTCAGGAGCTTCAGAAGTTGTTGGAGTAGCTTTAATTATAGGTCTAGCAAGAGCAATTAATATTATAATGGAAAATGGTATGATTTCAGATACTTTACTCTTCTATTCATCAAATGTAGTTGCAGAAATGGGTAAAGGTTTTTTTGCAATAGTGATGTTACTTGTTTTTGCATTTTTGGGAATATTTATTCCGTCAACATCAGGTTTAGCAGTATTATCTATGCCAATACTTGCTCCACTTGCAGACACAGTAGGACTATCAAGAGCAGTAGTAGTTGATGCTTTCACTTGGGGACAAGGAATAATATTATTTATTACACCAACAGGTCTAATATTTGTTGTATTACAAATAGTGGGAATACCTTATAATAAATGGTTAAAATTTGTTATGCCACTTTTAATAATTATAGCAGTATTAGTAATTATTATCCTATATGTAATGTCAGTGTTTTTTAGATAA
- a CDS encoding heavy metal translocating P-type ATPase — MKKKKEVIIVISAILFVIALLVKVNLTLQLILMLIAYILVGKDTVLGAIKNVEKGDFLDEKFLMTIATLGAILIGEYPEAVAVMLFYEVGELFQGYAINKSRKSIADMMDIKPEYANVIRNNKSQKVDPDEVQIGETIEIKPGERVPLDATVVKGESTLDTSALTGESVPVEVREGANILSGCININGLIIAEVTKEYFDSTVNKVLDLVENASAKKSKSERLITRFSKIYTPIVIGLAVLLAILPPIISGEYNFRVWIFRALSFLVVSCPCAFVISVPLSFFSGIGAASRAGVLIKGGNYLEALSKVDTVVFDKTGTLTKGVFNVQKVVVLDKNIDEDKFISLVAATESGSNHPISKSIQKYYNKEIDTNSINSIKEISGKGIEAVIDNRKILVGNEKLINIPKDISIDDIGTILYVEIDNKFAGYIVISDELKKDSKKTIKDLKDIGIKKTIMLTGDLEKVSKKVGKDLGLDEVYTNLLPQDKVSKFEEIIENKKSKGDVVFVGDGINDAPVLARADVGIAMGAMGSDAAIEAADVVIMTDEPSKIVTAIKSSKRTMKIAMQNITLAFGIKAIVLILSALGIADMWMAVFADTGVTILAVLNSFRALKIENN, encoded by the coding sequence ATGAAGAAGAAAAAAGAAGTCATAATTGTTATTTCTGCAATATTATTTGTAATAGCATTATTAGTTAAGGTGAATCTAACCTTACAACTTATTTTAATGCTAATAGCTTATATTTTAGTTGGGAAAGATACTGTTTTAGGAGCTATTAAAAATGTTGAAAAAGGAGATTTTCTTGATGAAAAATTTTTAATGACAATTGCAACATTAGGAGCTATTTTAATAGGTGAATATCCAGAAGCTGTTGCAGTTATGCTTTTCTATGAAGTTGGAGAACTATTTCAAGGTTATGCAATTAATAAATCAAGAAAATCTATTGCTGATATGATGGACATAAAACCTGAGTATGCAAATGTCATTAGGAATAATAAATCTCAAAAGGTTGATCCTGATGAAGTACAAATAGGAGAAACAATAGAAATAAAACCAGGAGAAAGAGTCCCACTTGACGCCACTGTTGTAAAAGGAGAGTCCACTCTTGATACTTCTGCACTTACTGGGGAATCTGTTCCAGTTGAAGTAAGGGAAGGAGCAAATATATTAAGTGGTTGTATAAATATAAATGGTTTAATTATAGCAGAGGTTACAAAAGAATATTTTGATTCAACAGTTAATAAAGTTTTAGATTTAGTAGAAAATGCCTCGGCTAAGAAGTCAAAATCTGAAAGATTAATAACAAGATTTTCTAAAATATATACTCCAATAGTTATAGGTTTAGCAGTATTACTTGCTATTCTTCCTCCAATTATAAGTGGAGAATACAATTTTAGAGTTTGGATATTTAGAGCCTTATCATTTTTAGTTGTATCTTGCCCTTGTGCTTTTGTAATCTCTGTTCCTTTGAGCTTTTTCAGTGGGATAGGTGCAGCTTCAAGAGCAGGAGTTTTAATAAAAGGTGGAAACTATTTAGAAGCACTATCAAAGGTTGATACAGTAGTTTTTGATAAAACTGGAACATTGACTAAGGGAGTGTTTAATGTCCAAAAAGTTGTAGTTCTTGATAAAAATATAGATGAGGATAAATTTATTTCTCTTGTTGCTGCTACTGAATCAGGTTCTAACCACCCTATATCAAAATCTATACAAAAATACTATAATAAAGAAATTGATACAAATTCTATTAATAGTATAAAAGAAATTTCTGGTAAAGGTATAGAAGCTGTTATTGATAATAGAAAAATACTTGTAGGAAATGAAAAATTAATAAATATTCCAAAAGATATTTCTATTGATGATATAGGAACTATACTTTATGTTGAAATTGATAATAAATTTGCTGGATATATAGTTATCTCAGATGAATTAAAGAAAGATTCTAAAAAAACTATAAAAGATTTAAAAGATATAGGCATAAAAAAAACTATTATGCTTACTGGTGATTTAGAAAAAGTTAGTAAAAAAGTTGGAAAAGATTTAGGTTTAGATGAGGTTTACACTAATCTTTTACCTCAGGATAAAGTAAGTAAATTTGAAGAAATAATAGAAAATAAAAAATCCAAAGGAGATGTAGTTTTTGTTGGTGATGGAATAAACGATGCTCCTGTACTTGCAAGAGCAGATGTTGGAATTGCTATGGGAGCTATGGGATCTGATGCTGCCATAGAAGCTGCTGATGTTGTTATTATGACTGATGAACCTAGTAAAATTGTAACTGCTATTAAAAGTTCTAAAAGAACTATGAAGATTGCTATGCAAAATATTACTTTGGCTTTTGGTATAAAAGCTATTGTACTTATTTTAAGTGCTCTTGGAATAGCTGATATGTGGATGGCAGTTTTTGCTGATACAGGTGTAACCATACTAGCTGTTTTAAATTCATTTAGAGCTTTAAAAATAGAAAATAATTAA
- a CDS encoding ArsR/SmtB family transcription factor codes for MKSTKIVNSCDCDSVNQELVDKVKKKFPEDEILGDLSDFFKVIGDGTRIRILWALDVSEMCVCDIANVLNMTKSAVSHQLRALRDADLVKFRRAGKEVLYSLSDNHVKEIFEQGLIHIQEDKGDE; via the coding sequence ATGAAATCAACAAAAATTGTAAACTCCTGTGATTGTGATAGTGTAAATCAAGAGCTGGTTGATAAGGTAAAAAAGAAATTCCCAGAAGATGAAATTCTTGGAGATTTATCTGATTTTTTTAAGGTTATAGGAGATGGAACAAGAATTAGGATACTTTGGGCATTAGATGTAAGTGAGATGTGTGTATGTGACATAGCAAATGTTTTAAATATGACAAAATCAGCAGTGTCTCACCAATTAAGAGCTTTAAGAGATGCTGATTTAGTAAAATTTAGGAGAGCTGGAAAAGAAGTTCTCTATTCTTTGTCAGATAATCACGTAAAAGAAATTTTTGAACAAGGTTTAATACATATACAAGAAGATAAAGGAGATGAATAG